In one window of Polaromonas naphthalenivorans CJ2 DNA:
- the tatB gene encoding Sec-independent protein translocase protein TatB, which yields MIDLGISKIALIGAVALIVIGPEKLPRLARTVGTLLGKAQRYVNDVKQEVNRSMELDEFKKMKESVEDAARDVENSIRTGASDFEKSWSETTGSTSSDALPGFEAFPEYRNPKKKWRLKRGATPQWFKARSGIRTKAQSGAARVARFRPQPSRKA from the coding sequence GTGATTGACCTCGGCATCTCCAAAATCGCCCTGATTGGCGCGGTGGCCCTGATTGTGATTGGCCCGGAAAAGCTGCCGCGCCTGGCCCGCACCGTCGGTACGCTGCTGGGCAAGGCGCAGCGCTATGTCAACGATGTCAAGCAGGAGGTCAACCGCTCCATGGAACTCGACGAGTTCAAGAAAATGAAGGAAAGCGTCGAGGACGCTGCCCGGGACGTTGAGAACTCGATCAGGACCGGCGCCAGTGATTTTGAAAAATCCTGGTCTGAAACCACGGGCAGCACGTCGTCCGATGCATTGCCGGGCTTTGAGGCTTTTCCCGAGTACCGGAACCCGAAAAAGAAGTGGCGGCTCAAGCGTGGAGCCACGCCGCAATGGTTCAAGGCCCGTTCGGGCATTCGCACCAAGGCCCAGTCCGGCGCGGCCCGGGTGGCACGATTCCGTCCGCAGCCCAGCCGCAAGGCGTGA
- the tatC gene encoding twin-arginine translocase subunit TatC, which yields MSDPNSPGGDKPDELAGTEQPFVQHLMELRDRLIKAVIAIGVAAALLAFFPGPGALYDLMAAPLIASLPKGATLIATNVISPFVVPIKILFMAAFMIALPVVLYQVWAFVAPGLYSHEKKLVMPLVVSSTLLFFFGVAFCYYVVFGQVFSFIQSFAPKSITAAPDIEEYLNFVLGMFLAFGLAFEVPVAVILLVRMGVLSVAQLRQYRGYFWVIAAIGTALVTPPDAGSMIMLLMVVGGLYEVGILAAQMFVKSTKAPDTDTEAAKP from the coding sequence ATGAGCGATCCCAACTCCCCCGGCGGCGACAAGCCCGACGAACTCGCAGGCACCGAGCAGCCCTTTGTGCAGCACCTCATGGAGTTGCGCGACCGGCTGATCAAGGCCGTGATCGCCATTGGCGTGGCGGCCGCCCTGCTGGCGTTTTTCCCCGGTCCTGGCGCGCTGTACGACCTGATGGCCGCGCCGCTGATCGCCAGCCTGCCCAAGGGTGCGACCCTGATCGCCACCAACGTGATTTCGCCATTCGTCGTGCCCATCAAGATACTCTTCATGGCCGCCTTCATGATTGCGCTGCCGGTGGTGTTGTATCAGGTCTGGGCTTTTGTCGCGCCCGGCCTGTATTCGCATGAGAAGAAACTGGTCATGCCGCTGGTCGTGTCCAGCACGCTGCTGTTTTTTTTCGGCGTGGCGTTTTGTTATTACGTTGTCTTTGGCCAGGTGTTCAGCTTTATCCAGAGCTTTGCGCCCAAGTCGATCACCGCCGCGCCTGACATCGAGGAATACCTGAACTTCGTTCTCGGCATGTTCCTGGCCTTCGGTCTGGCCTTTGAAGTGCCGGTTGCGGTAATCCTGCTGGTCCGCATGGGCGTTCTCAGCGTGGCCCAGTTGCGCCAGTACCGGGGCTACTTCTGGGTGATTGCCGCCATTGGCACCGCGCTGGTCACGCCGCCCGATGCGGGTTCGATGATCATGCTGCTGATGGTGGTCGGCGGGCTGTATGAAGTGGGCATCCTGGCTGCGCAGATGTTCGTCAAGAGCACCAAGGCACCCGATACCGACACCGAAGCGGCCAAACCCTGA
- a CDS encoding S1C family serine protease has protein sequence MKRTWLLFSQTVTILVAAYFVVATLQPQWLNKRTSLGGVSVIEAPSSSVPRAIGSSSPAGSFAAAAKIASAAVVSINTSKAAVKNPQMNDPWFRFFFGDQNPGEAQAGLGSGVIVSGSGYILTNNHVVEGADEIEVVLNDTRKAKAKVIGTDPDTDLAIVKIELDKLPVIVLGNSDALQVGDPVLAIGNPFGVGQTVTGGIVSALGRNQLGINTFENFIQTDAAINPGNSGGALVDVNGNLLGINTAIYSRSGGSMGIGFAIPVSTAKQVLEGIVKDGQVTRGWIGVEPQELNAELIEAFKLKPEAAKAGGVIITGVLQNGPAAQGGIRPGDVITAVNGQPVGNVSQLLTAVAALKPGVPAPMTVLRDNGPVEIAVTPGKRERPRVQR, from the coding sequence ATGAAGCGCACCTGGCTCCTGTTTTCCCAGACCGTCACTATTTTGGTGGCGGCTTATTTCGTGGTTGCCACGCTGCAGCCGCAGTGGCTGAATAAGCGAACCTCGCTGGGCGGCGTGTCGGTCATCGAGGCACCGTCCAGCAGCGTGCCACGTGCCATTGGTTCATCCAGTCCAGCCGGCAGTTTCGCTGCGGCGGCAAAAATAGCCTCGGCGGCCGTGGTGAGCATCAACACCAGCAAGGCCGCCGTCAAAAACCCGCAAATGAACGACCCCTGGTTCCGGTTTTTCTTTGGCGACCAGAATCCGGGCGAAGCCCAGGCCGGACTGGGCAGCGGCGTGATCGTCAGCGGCAGCGGCTACATCCTGACCAACAACCATGTGGTTGAAGGCGCCGACGAGATCGAGGTGGTCCTCAACGACACCCGCAAGGCCAAGGCCAAGGTGATTGGCACCGATCCCGACACCGACCTGGCGATTGTCAAGATCGAGCTGGACAAGCTGCCCGTCATCGTGCTGGGCAACTCGGACGCGCTGCAGGTGGGCGATCCGGTGCTGGCCATCGGCAACCCGTTTGGCGTCGGCCAGACCGTGACCGGCGGCATCGTGAGCGCGCTGGGACGCAACCAGCTGGGCATCAACACCTTCGAGAACTTCATCCAGACCGATGCGGCCATCAACCCAGGCAACTCGGGCGGCGCGCTGGTCGATGTGAACGGCAACCTGCTGGGCATCAACACGGCGATTTACTCCCGCTCGGGTGGCTCCATGGGCATTGGTTTTGCCATTCCCGTTTCGACCGCCAAGCAGGTGCTCGAAGGCATCGTGAAAGATGGCCAGGTCACGCGCGGCTGGATTGGCGTCGAACCGCAAGAACTCAACGCCGAACTGATCGAAGCCTTCAAGCTCAAACCGGAGGCGGCCAAGGCGGGCGGCGTCATCATCACCGGCGTGCTGCAAAACGGCCCGGCCGCCCAGGGCGGGATCCGGCCCGGCGACGTGATCACGGCGGTCAATGGCCAGCCAGTCGGCAATGTGAGCCAGTTGCTGACGGCCGTGGCCGCACTCAAGCCCGGCGTCCCCGCCCCGATGACGGTGCTGCGCGACAATGGCCCGGTCGAGATTGCGGTGACGCCCGGCAAGCGCGAGCGGCCCCGGGTTCAGCGCTGA
- a CDS encoding Nif3-like dinuclear metal center hexameric protein: MSTTTRQDLLQAFDALLQPAHFKDYGPNGLQVEGKTQVHRLISGVTASRALIEAAIAAQADAIFVHHGLFWRGQDGCVAGWMKQRLALLLAHDINLFAYHLPLDAHPELGNNAQLGLQLGLTASARFGEQDLGFLGGRSDGGSFAGIDALAEHIKITLKRPVTQVGCAEAAIKKVAWCSGGAQGYFEAAIAAGADAFITGEISEPQAHYAREMGVAFIACGHHASERYGAPAVAAQVAAQFGLQHQFIDIDNPA, from the coding sequence ATGAGTACCACCACGAGACAGGATTTGCTGCAGGCGTTTGATGCGCTGCTGCAGCCCGCGCACTTCAAGGACTACGGCCCCAACGGCCTGCAGGTCGAGGGGAAAACGCAGGTTCACCGCCTCATTTCCGGTGTCACGGCCAGCCGTGCGCTGATTGAAGCGGCGATTGCGGCGCAAGCCGATGCCATTTTTGTGCATCATGGCCTGTTCTGGCGCGGCCAGGACGGCTGTGTGGCTGGCTGGATGAAGCAGCGGCTGGCGCTGCTGCTGGCCCACGACATCAACCTGTTTGCCTACCACCTGCCGCTCGATGCGCACCCTGAACTGGGCAACAATGCGCAGCTCGGACTGCAGCTTGGCTTGACAGCCAGCGCGCGCTTCGGCGAGCAGGATCTGGGCTTTCTGGGCGGGCGTAGCGATGGTGGCAGCTTTGCCGGCATTGACGCGCTGGCTGAACACATTAAAATCACGTTGAAAAGGCCTGTTACGCAGGTGGGCTGTGCGGAAGCAGCTATCAAAAAAGTAGCGTGGTGCAGCGGCGGCGCGCAAGGCTATTTTGAAGCTGCGATTGCCGCCGGCGCCGACGCGTTCATCACCGGCGAGATTTCCGAGCCGCAAGCCCACTATGCGCGCGAGATGGGCGTGGCCTTCATCGCCTGCGGCCACCATGCCTCGGAGCGTTACGGCGCGCCTGCCGTGGCTGCGCAGGTTGCGGCGCAATTCGGGCTGCAGCACCAGTTCATCGACATTGACAACCCCGCATGA
- the pdxA gene encoding 4-hydroxythreonine-4-phosphate dehydrogenase PdxA: protein MKKPILITMGDAAGIGPEIIARAFRDSPDDLAGCVVVGDVATLRRASALIAAKAGVLALPVAQLDSLADVLSVPPNCIGVLQKCELSALVPYGQISALAGQAAADCIVWAARAVLAGQAAAMVTAPIHKEALAAAGGWAARFPGHTEMLQAEAAAFLGKPVSEVPVRMMLANDELKTVLVSIHMSLRNAIEAVTFDSVLQTLRITHTAVSASLGRPPRIAVAGLNPHAGEGGLFGSEEQAIIAPAIAAAVQEGLDARGPFAPDTVFMRARSAPAKPGEFDVVVAMYHDQGLIPVKYLGVEQGVNVTLGLPLVRTSPDHGTAFDIAGTSQADASSLLAAIRMARHLAV from the coding sequence ATGAAAAAACCAATCCTCATCACCATGGGCGATGCCGCCGGCATTGGCCCTGAAATCATCGCCCGGGCGTTTCGCGATTCACCGGACGACCTGGCGGGCTGCGTGGTGGTCGGTGACGTGGCGACGCTGCGCCGCGCTAGCGCGCTGATCGCTGCGAAAGCCGGCGTTCTGGCCCTGCCGGTGGCGCAACTCGACTCGCTGGCCGACGTGCTGTCCGTGCCGCCGAACTGCATCGGTGTGCTGCAAAAATGCGAGCTGTCTGCGCTCGTCCCCTATGGGCAAATCAGTGCTTTGGCAGGGCAGGCCGCCGCCGACTGCATTGTCTGGGCCGCACGCGCCGTGCTCGCCGGGCAGGCTGCAGCGATGGTGACGGCGCCGATTCACAAGGAAGCGCTGGCCGCTGCCGGTGGCTGGGCAGCGCGTTTTCCGGGACACACTGAAATGCTCCAGGCCGAAGCGGCCGCATTTTTGGGCAAACCGGTGAGCGAAGTTCCCGTGCGCATGATGCTGGCCAACGACGAACTCAAAACCGTGCTGGTGAGCATCCACATGTCGCTGAGAAATGCGATTGAGGCCGTGACTTTTGACAGCGTGCTGCAAACCTTGCGCATTACCCACACGGCGGTAAGCGCCAGCCTGGGGCGGCCGCCGCGCATTGCCGTGGCGGGCCTGAATCCGCACGCTGGCGAGGGCGGGCTGTTCGGTAGTGAAGAGCAGGCGATCATTGCTCCGGCCATTGCCGCCGCTGTGCAGGAAGGGCTGGATGCGCGCGGTCCCTTCGCGCCGGACACGGTCTTCATGCGGGCGCGCAGCGCGCCAGCCAAACCCGGCGAGTTTGACGTGGTGGTCGCGATGTACCACGACCAGGGCCTGATTCCGGTGAAATACCTCGGGGTGGAGCAGGGCGTCAACGTCACGCTGGGGCTTCCGCTGGTGCGTACCAGCCCGGACCATGGCACGGCGTTTGATATTGCGGGCACCAGCCAGGCTGACGCCTCCAGCCTGCTCGCCGCCATCCGCATGGCGCGCCATCTGGCTGTATAG
- the mscL gene encoding large conductance mechanosensitive channel protein MscL: MGMMQEFKEFAIKGNVIDLAVGVIIGAAFSKIVDSVVGDLIMPVVGAVIGKLDFSNMFVVLRSVPPGIPTTLDALKKAGVPVFAYGNFITVAVNFAILAFIIFLMVKQINRLKRREVVKPTTAPAEDIMLLREIRDSLKKQA; encoded by the coding sequence ATGGGAATGATGCAGGAATTCAAGGAGTTCGCCATCAAGGGCAACGTGATCGACCTGGCCGTTGGCGTGATCATCGGGGCGGCCTTCAGCAAGATTGTCGACTCCGTGGTCGGCGACCTGATCATGCCGGTGGTCGGGGCGGTGATCGGCAAGCTGGATTTTTCCAATATGTTCGTGGTGCTGCGCAGCGTACCTCCGGGCATTCCCACGACGCTTGATGCGCTGAAAAAAGCCGGCGTTCCTGTGTTTGCCTATGGCAACTTCATCACGGTGGCGGTCAACTTTGCGATCCTGGCGTTCATCATTTTCCTGATGGTCAAGCAGATCAACCGGCTCAAACGCCGCGAAGTGGTTAAACCCACCACGGCTCCCGCCGAAGACATCATGCTGCTGCGGGAAATCCGTGACAGCCTGAAAAAGCAAGCCTGA
- the petA gene encoding ubiquinol-cytochrome c reductase iron-sulfur subunit, with the protein MTQASVMGVPHGAPVDKDKRNWIVATCAMGGAGVAAVAVPFVSTFQPSERAKATGAAVEVDISALKPGEKMTVEWRGKPVWIVKRTPEQLAGLPKNDPLLADPKSERKLPDWTPAYARNENRSIKADTLVVVGICPHLGCSPSDKFQPGAQPSLPDDWAGGFLCPCHGSTFDLAGRVYKNKPSPDNLEVPPHMYLSDAKLLIGEDKKA; encoded by the coding sequence ATGACCCAAGCAAGCGTAATGGGTGTGCCACACGGCGCGCCTGTCGATAAAGATAAAAGAAACTGGATCGTTGCCACCTGTGCCATGGGTGGCGCAGGCGTTGCCGCCGTAGCAGTCCCCTTTGTGAGCACTTTCCAGCCGTCTGAACGCGCCAAGGCCACCGGCGCTGCGGTCGAGGTCGATATTTCAGCCCTGAAACCCGGCGAAAAAATGACCGTGGAGTGGCGCGGCAAGCCGGTCTGGATTGTCAAGCGCACGCCTGAACAACTCGCTGGTCTGCCCAAGAACGATCCTCTTCTGGCCGACCCGAAATCGGAACGCAAGCTGCCTGACTGGACGCCTGCCTACGCGCGCAACGAAAATCGCTCGATCAAGGCAGACACGCTGGTGGTGGTCGGCATTTGTCCGCACCTGGGTTGCTCGCCGTCGGACAAGTTTCAGCCCGGCGCCCAGCCTTCCCTGCCTGACGATTGGGCGGGTGGTTTCCTGTGTCCTTGTCATGGATCAACCTTTGATCTGGCAGGCCGCGTGTACAAGAACAAGCCTTCGCCAGATAATCTGGAAGTGCCTCCGCACATGTACTTGTCGGATGCGAAGCTGCTGATTGGTGAAGACAAAAAGGCCTGA
- a CDS encoding cytochrome b — MAEFKEISPDAPIADKAMNWLDNRFPASKLYKEHLSEYYAPKNFNFWYIFGSLALLVLVIQIVTGIFLTMNYKPEASLAFGSVEYIMRDVPWGWLIRYMHSTGASAFFVVVYMHMFRGLIYGSYRKPRELIWVFGCAIFLALMAEAFMGYLLPWGQMSYWGAQVIVNLFAAIPFIGPDLALLIRGDYVVGDATLNRFFAFHVIAVPLVLLGLVVAHIIALHEVGSNNPDGVEVKGPNAPRDANGHPLDAIPFHPYYTVHDIFGVSIFLMIFSAIIFFAPEFGGYFLEYNNFIPADPLKTPLHIAPVWYFTPYYSMLRAITSEMMYALIACVLAGAVLGVLKAKIAGLFKLIIVGAAVAVVGAMLLIDAKFWGVVVMGGAVVILFFLPWLDNSEVKSIRYRPSWNKYLYGIFVINFLVLGYLGVQPPSAIGERVSQVGTLFYFGFFLLMPWWSRLGTFKRVPDRVIFAAH, encoded by the coding sequence ATGGCTGAATTCAAAGAAATTTCCCCCGATGCCCCCATCGCTGATAAAGCGATGAACTGGCTAGACAATCGTTTTCCAGCCAGCAAGCTCTACAAAGAGCACCTGAGCGAATACTACGCGCCCAAGAATTTTAATTTTTGGTACATCTTTGGTTCGCTGGCCTTGCTGGTGCTTGTCATCCAGATCGTCACCGGCATTTTCCTGACGATGAATTACAAGCCCGAAGCCTCGCTGGCTTTTGGCTCGGTCGAGTACATCATGCGCGATGTGCCTTGGGGCTGGCTGATCCGCTACATGCATTCCACCGGGGCATCGGCCTTTTTTGTCGTGGTGTACATGCACATGTTCCGCGGTCTGATTTACGGCAGCTACCGCAAGCCGCGTGAGTTGATCTGGGTGTTTGGCTGCGCGATTTTTCTGGCGCTGATGGCCGAAGCCTTCATGGGCTACCTGCTGCCCTGGGGCCAGATGAGCTACTGGGGCGCCCAGGTCATCGTGAACCTGTTTGCCGCCATCCCGTTCATCGGTCCTGATCTGGCGCTGCTGATTCGCGGCGACTATGTGGTCGGCGATGCGACGCTGAACCGCTTCTTTGCCTTTCACGTCATTGCCGTGCCACTGGTGCTGCTGGGCCTGGTCGTGGCACACATCATCGCGCTGCATGAAGTCGGCTCCAACAATCCCGATGGTGTCGAGGTCAAGGGTCCGAACGCACCGCGCGATGCCAATGGCCATCCGCTGGACGCCATCCCTTTTCACCCCTACTACACGGTGCACGATATTTTTGGCGTCAGCATTTTCCTGATGATTTTCAGCGCCATCATTTTCTTTGCGCCAGAGTTTGGTGGCTACTTCCTCGAATACAACAACTTCATTCCCGCTGACCCGCTGAAAACGCCTCTGCACATTGCTCCAGTCTGGTATTTCACGCCTTACTACTCGATGCTGCGTGCCATTACCAGCGAGATGATGTATGCACTGATCGCCTGTGTACTGGCCGGTGCCGTGCTGGGCGTGCTCAAAGCCAAAATTGCCGGTCTGTTCAAACTCATCATCGTGGGTGCCGCTGTGGCGGTGGTTGGTGCGATGCTGCTGATCGATGCCAAGTTCTGGGGCGTTGTCGTCATGGGCGGCGCGGTCGTCATCCTGTTCTTCCTGCCTTGGCTGGACAACAGCGAAGTCAAATCGATCCGCTATCGTCCGAGCTGGAATAAATACCTGTACGGCATCTTTGTGATCAACTTCCTGGTTCTGGGTTACCTGGGCGTGCAGCCTCCTTCAGCAATTGGCGAGCGTGTGTCGCAAGTCGGTACCTTGTTCTACTTCGGTTTCTTCTTGCTGATGCCATGGTGGAGCCGGCTGGGCACCTTCAAGCGCGTTCCCGACCGCGTTATTTTTGCGGCCCACTGA
- a CDS encoding cytochrome c1 codes for MKKIILALITAVGLLAGAQANTGGPAWDKAPNKTNDVAALQNGAKLFVNYCLNCHSAAFMRFNRLKDIGLTDQQIKDNLLFTTEKVGETMKAAIDPKQAKDWFGGTPPDLTVIARSRAGAGGTGADYLYTYMRTFYRDETKATGWNNLAFPNVAMPHALWELQGVRKPVYAEHEEHGHKVAVFKGWEQVTPGAMTPLQYDQAMGDLVGYLQWMAEPVQNTRVRIGVWVLIFLLGLTFVAWRLNAAFWKDVK; via the coding sequence ATGAAAAAAATCATCCTCGCCCTGATCACGGCAGTCGGCCTGCTGGCTGGCGCACAAGCCAATACAGGTGGCCCTGCCTGGGACAAAGCTCCCAACAAGACCAACGATGTGGCTGCCCTTCAAAACGGCGCCAAGCTGTTTGTCAACTACTGCCTGAACTGCCACTCGGCAGCATTCATGCGGTTTAACCGTCTGAAAGACATCGGTCTGACTGACCAGCAGATCAAGGACAACCTGCTTTTCACGACTGAAAAAGTCGGCGAAACCATGAAGGCCGCGATTGATCCGAAACAGGCCAAGGACTGGTTTGGCGGCACTCCGCCCGACCTGACCGTGATTGCACGCTCGCGTGCCGGCGCTGGCGGCACGGGTGCCGATTACCTCTACACCTACATGCGCACCTTCTACCGCGACGAAACCAAGGCGACAGGCTGGAACAATCTGGCTTTCCCCAATGTGGCGATGCCGCATGCGCTTTGGGAACTGCAGGGCGTGCGCAAGCCCGTGTATGCCGAACACGAAGAGCATGGCCACAAGGTTGCCGTTTTCAAGGGGTGGGAACAGGTGACTCCGGGGGCCATGACGCCACTGCAATATGACCAAGCCATGGGTGACCTCGTCGGTTACCTGCAATGGATGGCCGAGCCCGTGCAAAATACCCGAGTTCGCATTGGCGTCTGGGTGTTGATATTCCTGCTTGGCCTGACCTTTGTTGCCTGGCGCCTCAATGCGGCGTTCTGGAAAGACGTCAAGTAA